A single region of the Euzebya rosea genome encodes:
- a CDS encoding DivIVA domain-containing protein: protein MSLSPDDIERQVFATEFRGYDREDVDTFLDRVADTLEELRREREGLLARLNDAERHAADARAQADERVAAAAERVQQAESAANARVAQVESAASDALEAEKMLKRTLITAQRTADATVHEAQAQAERTVGAAKEEAAATLAAARSEAEGLRTRTREEAERLLHDARAAAAAERAEANREADRVRSEAEAEAQRLVETARAEANQTTEEARGVAEQAVADARAEAERTRADARTEADRLIAEADARARATISDAESSAAAMTARTEARASELLADASRRVGEARDEATAVLDDALRTAARLAEQRTAYARVITEAMSSQMAEIERLGALPAVPAEMQATIDRLRTTDTVDTAAVEDPGSSGEQDVTAAVAPATDASDGSDGEDTSPEDTSPEERSAKDRSPEDTAQQDGEPSGAEPAEHDAAASEADEPRSEREESEADTREADTPEADTPEAEESEEADRSGPPPAEPLLALDGLDDGSDDRSTAADDHPRLRVVGDDMGSTGSRRGSSASSSQIDLVHLLHAPHRD, encoded by the coding sequence ATGAGCTTGTCACCCGACGACATCGAACGTCAGGTATTCGCCACCGAGTTCCGCGGCTACGACCGCGAGGACGTCGACACCTTCCTGGACCGGGTGGCCGACACCCTCGAGGAGCTGCGCCGCGAACGCGAGGGGCTGCTGGCGCGCCTGAACGACGCCGAGCGCCACGCCGCCGACGCCCGTGCGCAGGCCGACGAACGTGTCGCCGCCGCCGCGGAACGGGTGCAGCAGGCCGAGTCCGCCGCGAACGCCCGGGTGGCCCAGGTCGAGTCCGCAGCCAGCGACGCGCTGGAAGCCGAGAAGATGCTCAAGCGGACGCTCATCACCGCCCAGCGCACCGCCGATGCGACGGTCCACGAGGCTCAGGCACAGGCCGAACGCACGGTTGGCGCCGCGAAGGAAGAAGCAGCCGCGACGCTGGCCGCGGCCCGCAGCGAGGCCGAGGGCCTGCGCACCCGCACCCGCGAGGAGGCCGAGCGCCTGCTGCACGATGCGCGAGCGGCCGCGGCGGCCGAGCGTGCCGAGGCCAACCGCGAGGCGGACCGCGTGCGCAGCGAGGCCGAGGCCGAGGCCCAGCGCCTGGTCGAGACCGCACGGGCCGAGGCCAACCAGACCACCGAGGAAGCCCGAGGGGTGGCCGAGCAGGCCGTCGCCGACGCCCGCGCCGAGGCCGAGCGCACCCGGGCCGACGCCCGGACCGAGGCCGATCGGCTGATCGCCGAGGCCGATGCCCGGGCGCGTGCCACGATCTCCGACGCCGAGTCCTCCGCCGCCGCGATGACCGCCCGTACCGAGGCCCGAGCCTCCGAGCTCCTGGCCGACGCCTCGCGTCGGGTGGGCGAGGCGCGCGACGAGGCGACGGCGGTCCTCGACGACGCCCTCCGCACGGCCGCACGCCTGGCCGAGCAGCGCACCGCCTACGCCCGAGTCATCACCGAGGCGATGTCGAGCCAGATGGCGGAGATCGAACGGCTCGGTGCCCTGCCCGCCGTCCCGGCGGAGATGCAGGCGACCATCGACCGGCTGCGGACGACCGACACCGTGGACACCGCCGCGGTCGAGGACCCCGGCTCGTCCGGCGAGCAGGACGTCACCGCGGCCGTGGCCCCCGCGACCGACGCGTCCGACGGGTCCGACGGGGAGGACACGTCGCCGGAGGACACCTCGCCGGAGGAGCGCTCAGCGAAGGACCGCTCGCCGGAGGATACGGCGCAGCAGGACGGCGAGCCGTCCGGGGCCGAGCCCGCCGAGCACGACGCGGCGGCCTCGGAGGCCGACGAGCCCCGGTCGGAGCGCGAGGAGTCCGAGGCCGACACGCGCGAGGCCGACACGCCCGAGGCCGACACGCCGGAGGCCGAGGAGTCCGAGGAAGCGGACCGATCCGGTCCACCCCCCGCGGAGCCCCTCCTCGCGCTCGACGGGCTGGACGACGGGTCGGACGACCGCTCGACGGCCGCCGACGACCACCCCCGCCTGCGTGTCGTCGGCGACGACATGGGCAGCACCGGCAGCCGACGCGGCAGCTCGGCCTCGAGCAGCCAGATCGACCTGGTCCACCTGCTGCATGCACCCCACCGGGACTGA
- a CDS encoding YggT family protein, with protein sequence MLIICWALTAFWVLLIVRVIFSWIPRPPDPLLVVNDVAVRATDWAVAPLRNAIPPMRMGAVALDLSILVLFFGVNILQAILC encoded by the coding sequence ATGCTGATCATCTGCTGGGCGCTCACCGCGTTCTGGGTCCTGCTCATCGTCCGGGTGATCTTCTCGTGGATCCCCCGTCCTCCGGACCCGCTCCTGGTCGTCAACGACGTGGCGGTCAGGGCAACGGACTGGGCTGTAGCCCCCCTTCGCAACGCCATCCCGCCCATGCGGATGGGAGCGGTTGCGCTGGATCTGAGCATCCTCGTGCTTTTCTTTGGGGTGAACATCCTCCAGGCCATCCTCTGCTGA
- a CDS encoding cell division protein SepF, with translation MASNGWKRAMHFLGLVEEYDDDYNDMPTAEPMGAPPLSAEPPAAPRSEPSNVRRIPTAGSMDDDMAPAGMGSSGMGSSGMGSSGSGPASSPAPVAPTGTVNVLGGPRTEDPPAPSGPRVADHVHITSPTTFNDVEEVGENFRDRVPVLMNLQGASETVAKRLLDFASGLIYGLDGRIERKGDRIFLLTPADVEISAGELSRLQDRGLTS, from the coding sequence ATGGCGTCCAACGGATGGAAGCGTGCGATGCACTTCCTCGGCCTGGTCGAGGAGTACGACGACGACTACAACGACATGCCCACGGCCGAGCCGATGGGTGCGCCGCCACTGAGCGCCGAACCGCCGGCGGCGCCGCGGTCGGAGCCGTCGAACGTGCGCAGGATCCCCACCGCCGGGTCCATGGACGACGACATGGCCCCCGCGGGCATGGGTTCGTCGGGCATGGGTTCGTCGGGAATGGGCTCGTCGGGTTCGGGCCCGGCCTCGTCACCGGCACCGGTGGCACCGACCGGCACGGTCAACGTCCTCGGAGGCCCCCGGACGGAGGACCCGCCGGCGCCGAGCGGCCCCCGTGTGGCCGACCACGTGCACATCACCAGCCCGACGACGTTCAACGACGTCGAGGAGGTCGGGGAGAACTTCCGCGACCGGGTCCCGGTGCTGATGAACCTGCAGGGGGCCAGCGAGACCGTCGCCAAGCGGTTGCTGGACTTCGCCTCCGGCCTGATCTACGGGCTGGACGGCCGCATCGAGCGCAAGGGCGATCGCATCTTCCTGCTGACCCCGGCCGACGTGGAGATCTCCGCCGGCGAGCTGTCGCGGTTGCAGGATCGTGGCCTGACGTCGTGA
- a CDS encoding YggS family pyridoxal phosphate-dependent enzyme, with protein MTDMATSIGERLDDVRRTIAEAAGRAGRSTSGITVVAVSKTFDDDAVRAARDAGQVDFGESRAKALAARHEADPPLGVRWHFVGRLQRNKVGLVVGAATLIHSVDSMRLAEAIAAEARDHQRVQRVLVQVNAGEDPDKAGFSIDDAPTAIARIREIPGISVQGVMTIPALGVDPRPAFVRLRTLRDELRESFPEIVHLSMGMSGDYELAVEEGATLVRLGTAIFGPRDG; from the coding sequence ATGACCGACATGGCGACGAGCATCGGCGAGCGCCTCGACGACGTCCGGCGCACGATCGCCGAGGCCGCTGGGCGTGCGGGCCGGTCCACCAGCGGGATCACCGTCGTCGCGGTCTCCAAGACCTTCGACGACGACGCGGTCCGTGCGGCGCGCGATGCCGGGCAGGTCGACTTCGGCGAGAGCCGGGCCAAGGCGCTCGCGGCTCGCCACGAGGCCGACCCTCCGCTGGGTGTCCGCTGGCACTTCGTCGGCCGGCTGCAGCGCAACAAGGTCGGCCTGGTCGTGGGAGCCGCGACGCTGATCCACTCGGTGGACTCCATGCGGCTGGCCGAGGCCATCGCCGCGGAGGCTCGGGACCACCAGCGCGTGCAGCGCGTCCTGGTGCAGGTCAACGCCGGGGAGGACCCCGACAAGGCGGGCTTCTCCATCGACGATGCCCCCACGGCGATCGCCCGGATCCGGGAGATCCCCGGCATCTCCGTCCAGGGGGTCATGACGATCCCCGCGCTCGGGGTCGATCCCCGTCCGGCGTTCGTGCGGCTGCGCACCCTGCGCGACGAGCTGCGCGAGTCCTTCCCCGAAATCGTGCACCTGTCCATGGGCATGAGCGGGGACTACGAGCTGGCGGTGGAGGAGGGGGCAACCCTCGTCCGCCTCGGCACCGCGATCTTCGGTCCGCGCGACGGCTGA
- a CDS encoding polyphenol oxidase family protein — MNAPRTATGAVPASAVAPPTVPRTGLVPGRSDVRYGFSTRAHGTASDTVGDGDAMAARRALLAEMGQPDAPVALMRQVHGRAVATVEGVDGGPPPEADGLLTTRPDTPLGVFVADCVPVLLSAGDAIGAVHAGRGGVALDIVGEAVDALLASSGVPAESATAVIGPAIGPCCYEVPTEMAEEVVSTTGLPGARARTSWGTDSLDLPGAVALQLAARGVTRTHRVGGCTRCDAEVWFSHRASTADADAFPPGRQIGVIVREEP; from the coding sequence GTGAACGCCCCTCGAACCGCGACGGGCGCGGTCCCGGCGAGCGCCGTGGCGCCGCCCACCGTCCCCCGAACCGGGCTCGTGCCCGGGCGGTCCGACGTGCGCTACGGGTTCTCGACCCGGGCGCACGGCACCGCCTCCGACACCGTCGGTGATGGTGACGCGATGGCGGCGCGGCGCGCCCTCCTGGCCGAGATGGGGCAGCCGGATGCACCGGTCGCGCTGATGCGCCAGGTCCACGGACGTGCCGTCGCGACCGTCGAGGGGGTCGATGGGGGCCCACCACCCGAGGCGGACGGGTTGCTCACCACGCGACCCGACACGCCGCTCGGCGTCTTCGTCGCCGACTGCGTGCCCGTCCTGCTGTCGGCAGGCGACGCCATCGGCGCGGTGCATGCCGGCAGGGGAGGGGTGGCGCTCGACATCGTCGGCGAGGCCGTCGATGCGCTGCTGGCCAGCAGCGGCGTCCCGGCCGAGTCGGCCACGGCCGTCATCGGCCCCGCGATCGGGCCGTGCTGCTACGAGGTCCCCACCGAGATGGCCGAGGAGGTCGTGTCGACGACCGGACTTCCCGGGGCGCGGGCTCGGACGTCGTGGGGGACCGACTCCCTCGACCTTCCCGGTGCCGTCGCCCTCCAGCTGGCGGCCCGTGGCGTCACCCGGACCCATCGGGTCGGCGGCTGCACGCGCTGTGACGCCGAGGTGTGGTTCAGCCACCGGGCATCGACTGCCGACGCCGACGCGTTCCCACCGGGACGACAGATCGGCGTGATCGTGCGGGAGGAACCATGA
- the ftsZ gene encoding cell division protein FtsZ, which produces MAAPQNYLAVIKVVGIGGGGVNAVNRMIEAGLKGVEFIAVNTDAQALLMSDADVKLDVGRELTRGLGAGSDPEVGEKAAEEHRDEIEEVLKGADMVFVTAGEGGGTGTGGAPIVADIAKSLGALTIGVVTRPFAFEGRRRAMQAEHGVDRLAAAVDTLIVIPNDRLLEISDTETSMLEAFRLADDVLLHGVQGITDLITTPGLINTDFADVSTVMRDAGSATMGVGKARGEGRARQAAEMAISSPLLEASMDGARGVLLTIAGGSDLGLHEVNEAAAAVQDHADPEGNIIFGTVIDDSLGDEVKVTVIAAGFNDSPTSAQEKAPTQMSAQAANVTPLRPTREPSRPDFGRTVRVDSPPPLPSILEDDDDDEDVFRSPAASDRVADDDGDDDLDIPSFLRR; this is translated from the coding sequence GTGGCCGCACCACAGAACTACCTGGCCGTCATCAAGGTGGTCGGGATCGGAGGTGGCGGAGTCAACGCCGTCAACCGCATGATCGAAGCCGGCCTGAAGGGCGTGGAGTTCATCGCGGTGAACACCGACGCCCAGGCCCTGCTGATGTCGGACGCCGACGTCAAGCTCGACGTCGGTCGTGAGCTGACCCGTGGACTCGGCGCAGGCTCGGACCCCGAGGTGGGCGAGAAGGCCGCCGAGGAGCACCGCGACGAGATCGAGGAGGTCCTCAAGGGGGCCGACATGGTCTTCGTGACCGCCGGCGAGGGTGGTGGCACCGGTACCGGTGGCGCCCCGATCGTCGCCGACATCGCCAAGTCGCTCGGCGCCCTCACCATCGGTGTGGTCACCCGGCCGTTCGCCTTCGAGGGCCGCCGGCGTGCGATGCAGGCCGAGCACGGTGTGGACCGTCTGGCCGCTGCGGTCGACACCCTCATCGTCATCCCCAACGACCGGCTGCTGGAGATCTCCGACACCGAGACCTCCATGCTGGAGGCCTTCCGCCTCGCCGACGACGTGCTGTTGCACGGCGTGCAGGGCATCACCGACCTGATCACCACACCCGGCCTGATCAACACCGACTTCGCCGACGTCTCCACCGTCATGCGCGACGCCGGGTCGGCCACCATGGGCGTGGGCAAGGCGCGCGGTGAGGGTCGTGCACGGCAGGCCGCCGAGATGGCGATCTCCTCGCCGCTGCTCGAGGCCTCCATGGACGGTGCGCGCGGCGTGCTGCTGACCATCGCCGGTGGCTCCGACCTGGGCCTGCACGAGGTCAACGAGGCCGCTGCGGCCGTCCAGGACCACGCCGACCCCGAGGGCAACATCATCTTCGGTACGGTGATCGACGACTCCCTCGGCGACGAGGTCAAGGTCACCGTCATCGCAGCCGGGTTCAACGACTCGCCGACCTCCGCGCAGGAGAAGGCGCCGACGCAGATGTCGGCCCAGGCCGCCAACGTCACCCCGCTGCGCCCGACGCGCGAGCCCTCCCGCCCCGACTTCGGTCGGACCGTGCGGGTGGACAGCCCGCCGCCGCTGCCCTCGATCCTCGAGGACGACGATGACGACGAGGACGTGTTCCGCTCGCCAGCGGCGTCGGACCGTGTGGCCGACGACGACGGTGACGACGACCTCGACATCCCGTCGTTCCTGCGCCGCTGA
- a CDS encoding cell division protein FtsQ/DivIB, with amino-acid sequence MLGLAERPIHVTGHPRMRERILEGVQRRRRRERVVTASLLALLATVLLGWGTLRSPLLAVEDVRVVGVPGEVSTEVLDVASVHAGQNVLDVDLEAVEAQVTELPWVERATVRRRLPSTIEIRVSARTPVLAGTFGDNTYLVDAEGLVIEAVDEAPEGVTTMALTAAPPVGAVVTSPSVLAAAEIAARMPPGMERWLVSYSTAGDDEVDALLRVPTESGPVELVAHLGRPVQVDVKAATIASLVEETVGNGMNPRALDVRIPDRPIVLA; translated from the coding sequence GTGCTCGGACTCGCCGAGCGGCCGATCCACGTCACCGGTCACCCACGCATGCGCGAGCGCATCCTCGAGGGGGTGCAGCGCCGACGCCGGCGCGAGCGTGTCGTCACGGCCTCCCTGCTGGCGTTGCTGGCCACCGTGCTGCTCGGCTGGGGAACCCTCCGTTCACCCCTGCTTGCCGTGGAGGACGTCCGCGTCGTCGGCGTGCCCGGTGAGGTGTCGACGGAGGTCCTGGACGTCGCGTCGGTCCATGCTGGCCAGAACGTGCTCGACGTGGACCTCGAGGCCGTCGAGGCCCAGGTCACCGAGCTGCCCTGGGTCGAGCGCGCCACCGTGCGCCGTCGGCTGCCCTCCACCATCGAGATCCGTGTGTCGGCCCGCACCCCGGTGCTGGCAGGCACGTTCGGGGACAACACCTACCTGGTGGACGCCGAGGGGCTGGTCATCGAGGCCGTCGACGAGGCCCCCGAGGGCGTGACGACCATGGCCCTGACCGCAGCGCCACCCGTCGGTGCGGTCGTCACGTCGCCGTCGGTGCTGGCCGCAGCCGAGATCGCCGCCCGCATGCCCCCCGGCATGGAGCGCTGGCTGGTGTCCTACAGCACCGCTGGTGACGACGAGGTCGACGCGCTGCTGCGTGTGCCGACCGAGTCCGGCCCGGTGGAGTTGGTGGCCCACCTCGGCCGTCCCGTCCAGGTCGACGTCAAGGCCGCCACGATCGCCTCGCTGGTGGAGGAGACGGTCGGCAACGGCATGAACCCCCGCGCGCTGGACGTCCGCATCCCCGACCGGCCCATCGTGCTGGCGTGA
- the murB gene encoding UDP-N-acetylmuramate dehydrogenase: MSSGWGQSDPLYEALVARVGGAVTADEPLAPRTTLKVGGNARTLVVAESDDDLRAVAHVCDEFAVDWLVIGRGSNMLIADRGWDGIAVTLGRGFRGVEVEPTDPRHPDGNHWTVIAGAAEPMPVLAATLERHGLGGMAFGVAIPGAVGGAVRMNAGAHGGQMADVLEWAEVVRLTRGTVERWHAADLQMSYRHTALPRDAVVTRACLRLQREDADTLAADMAEMKQWRRDHQPINQPSCGSVFRNPPGDSAGRLIDAAGLKDHAVGGARVSPKHANFITVSPGATARDVHEVIRHVRAEVERVHGVVLQPEVVIEGFADPLGSGGGEAA, from the coding sequence ATGAGCTCGGGGTGGGGGCAGAGCGACCCCCTGTACGAGGCGCTGGTCGCCCGGGTCGGCGGGGCAGTGACCGCCGACGAACCCCTCGCACCGCGGACGACCCTGAAGGTCGGGGGCAACGCGCGGACGCTGGTGGTCGCGGAGTCCGACGACGACCTGCGGGCCGTCGCCCACGTGTGCGACGAGTTCGCCGTCGACTGGCTGGTCATCGGCCGTGGCTCGAACATGCTGATCGCCGACCGCGGCTGGGATGGCATCGCCGTCACGCTGGGCCGTGGGTTCCGCGGGGTGGAGGTCGAGCCGACCGACCCGCGCCATCCCGACGGCAACCACTGGACGGTCATCGCCGGGGCGGCCGAACCCATGCCCGTGCTGGCGGCAACACTCGAACGCCACGGCCTGGGGGGCATGGCCTTCGGCGTGGCGATCCCGGGCGCGGTGGGCGGCGCGGTCCGCATGAACGCCGGCGCCCACGGCGGCCAGATGGCCGACGTGCTGGAGTGGGCGGAGGTGGTGCGCCTCACGCGTGGGACGGTCGAGCGCTGGCACGCTGCTGACCTGCAGATGTCCTATCGTCACACCGCCCTGCCCCGCGACGCCGTCGTGACACGTGCGTGCCTGCGCCTGCAGCGCGAGGACGCCGACACGCTGGCCGCCGACATGGCCGAGATGAAGCAGTGGCGGCGTGATCACCAGCCGATCAACCAGCCGTCGTGCGGCAGCGTGTTCCGCAACCCCCCGGGTGACTCCGCGGGTCGGCTGATCGACGCCGCCGGGTTGAAGGACCACGCCGTCGGTGGGGCGCGCGTCAGCCCGAAGCACGCCAACTTCATCACCGTCAGCCCCGGCGCGACCGCCCGCGACGTCCACGAGGTCATCCGCCACGTGCGCGCCGAGGTCGAGCGCGTCCACGGGGTCGTGCTGCAGCCAGAGGTCGTCATCGAGGGATTCGCGGACCCGCTCGGCAGCGGGGGAGGGGAGGCCGCGTGA